A window of Haloarchaeobius litoreus contains these coding sequences:
- a CDS encoding site-2 protease family protein encodes MVSTLWLGIAGFVLYWMLVWAAKKEDLLPSYVSTQGPILLVHTKRGRKFLNWLAQPKRFWRAWSNIGLGIALVVMFGAFLFLLQGAILTIQNPPAPSAVNQPRNVLVIPGVNDFLPVAAAPGILFGLLVGLVVHEGGHGLLCRVEDIEIESMGIGLLAVLPVAAFVEPNEENRRKASRGAQSRMFAAGVTNNFAITVVAFALLFGPVAGSIGVASGALVGGALPGSAAADAGIDGGDRITAADGTPVENNSHFQELVDEQNASRLELEVNGDRTVTMNRSVLVTGALTDGPANLSAGDTITAVNGTAVSTTPGFEDAVRASPGPVAVTTKDGETKEFVAGAYLRPIEGEPLAEQGAPAGESVVVTRFGDTRVISYSELGEAIDTAEPGESVEVVLYDDGERASYDVTLGTQEDGSSFLGVAPLASGVSGVTVDDVGLNYYPAESYLAILGGGDQSMLNSFAQSFVGKVLFVLVLPIAAVMPGGDFPYNFAGFIGEISNFFVASGPLEFLGAGVLFALANALFWTGWINVQLGAFNCIPAFPLDGGHLLRTSTEAVLSRLPVEVTRRRVSAVTTTIGVTMFLSFVVLVVGPQFLAG; translated from the coding sequence ATGGTCTCCACCCTGTGGCTGGGTATCGCCGGCTTCGTCCTCTACTGGATGCTGGTCTGGGCGGCCAAGAAGGAGGACCTCCTCCCGTCGTACGTCTCGACGCAGGGACCGATCCTGCTGGTGCACACGAAGCGCGGGCGGAAGTTCCTGAACTGGCTGGCCCAACCGAAGCGGTTCTGGCGTGCCTGGTCGAACATCGGCCTCGGCATCGCCCTCGTGGTGATGTTCGGCGCGTTCCTCTTCCTCCTCCAGGGCGCGATCCTGACGATACAGAACCCGCCGGCACCGAGCGCGGTGAACCAGCCCCGCAACGTGCTGGTCATCCCGGGCGTGAACGACTTCCTGCCGGTGGCGGCAGCACCGGGCATCCTGTTCGGGCTGCTCGTCGGGCTGGTCGTCCACGAGGGCGGCCACGGCCTGCTCTGCCGCGTCGAGGACATCGAGATCGAGTCGATGGGCATCGGCCTGCTCGCGGTGCTGCCGGTCGCGGCGTTCGTCGAGCCGAACGAGGAGAACCGCCGGAAGGCCTCCCGCGGCGCGCAGTCGCGGATGTTCGCCGCCGGCGTGACGAACAACTTCGCCATCACCGTGGTCGCGTTCGCGCTGCTGTTCGGGCCGGTCGCGGGCTCCATCGGCGTCGCGAGCGGCGCGCTCGTCGGCGGCGCGCTCCCCGGCTCGGCGGCAGCCGACGCCGGCATCGACGGCGGTGACCGCATCACGGCGGCCGACGGGACACCCGTCGAGAACAACAGCCACTTCCAGGAACTCGTCGACGAGCAGAACGCCAGCCGGCTCGAACTGGAGGTGAACGGCGACCGGACGGTGACGATGAACCGCAGCGTGCTCGTGACGGGTGCGCTGACCGACGGCCCGGCCAACCTCTCCGCGGGCGATACGATAACTGCGGTGAACGGGACGGCTGTCTCCACCACACCAGGCTTCGAGGACGCGGTCCGTGCCTCCCCGGGCCCGGTGGCGGTGACGACGAAGGACGGCGAGACGAAGGAGTTCGTCGCCGGAGCCTACCTCCGGCCCATCGAGGGCGAGCCGCTGGCTGAACAGGGCGCACCGGCCGGCGAGAGCGTCGTCGTCACCCGGTTCGGGGACACCCGCGTCATCTCGTACAGCGAACTCGGCGAGGCGATCGACACCGCCGAGCCCGGTGAGTCCGTCGAGGTCGTCCTCTACGACGACGGCGAGCGCGCCAGCTACGACGTCACCCTCGGCACGCAGGAGGACGGCAGCAGCTTCCTCGGCGTCGCACCCCTCGCCAGCGGCGTCAGCGGGGTGACCGTCGACGACGTGGGGCTGAACTACTACCCCGCCGAGTCGTACCTCGCCATCCTGGGCGGCGGCGACCAGTCGATGCTCAACTCGTTCGCCCAGTCGTTCGTCGGCAAGGTGCTGTTCGTGCTCGTCCTGCCCATCGCGGCCGTGATGCCCGGCGGCGACTTCCCGTACAACTTCGCGGGCTTCATCGGCGAGATATCGAACTTCTTCGTCGCGAGCGGCCCGCTGGAGTTCCTCGGCGCGGGCGTCCTGTTCGCGCTGGCGAACGCGCTGTTCTGGACCGGCTGGATCAACGTCCAGCTCGGGGCGTTCAACTGCATCCCCGCGTTCCCGCTCGACGGCGGCCACCTGCTCCGAACCTCGACCGAAGCCGTGCTCTCGCGGCTGCCGGTCGAGGTCACCCGTCGGCGTGTGAGTGCAGTGACGACGACCATCGGCGTGACGATGTTCCTCAGCTTCGTCGTGCTGGTCGTCGGGCCGCAGTTCTTAGCGGGTTGA
- a CDS encoding PadR family transcriptional regulator has product MRKSGPPKGLIAYLVLELLAEKPRYGYEILKEIRELSGGHWEPSYGSVYPILYKFEDEGWAERIEREDEPDRKYFELTDDGFEELDSRREDSAMKAKEFADVILGFYHVYVAFSCDDRFEVPAVEGEWRFDETFSAWIVEQMIRHHEHYYSDEFDRIDATPDEFYGDHGIDLDEE; this is encoded by the coding sequence ATGCGGAAAAGCGGTCCACCGAAGGGACTAATCGCCTATCTCGTGCTCGAACTGCTCGCGGAGAAACCGCGGTACGGGTACGAGATACTCAAGGAGATACGGGAGCTCAGCGGTGGCCACTGGGAGCCCTCCTACGGCTCGGTCTACCCCATCCTCTACAAGTTCGAGGACGAGGGCTGGGCCGAACGCATCGAGCGCGAGGACGAACCCGACCGCAAGTACTTCGAACTGACCGACGACGGGTTCGAGGAGCTCGACAGCCGCCGCGAGGACTCCGCGATGAAGGCCAAGGAGTTCGCCGACGTCATCCTCGGGTTCTACCACGTCTACGTCGCCTTCTCCTGCGACGACCGCTTCGAGGTGCCCGCCGTCGAGGGCGAGTGGCGCTTCGACGAGACGTTCTCCGCGTGGATCGTCGAGCAGATGATCCGCCACCACGAACACTACTACAGCGACGAGTTCGACCGCATCGACGCGACCCCCGATGAGTTCTACGGGGACCACGGCATCGACCTCGACGAGGAGTAA
- a CDS encoding heme-binding protein encodes MQRREPPVTEEGWYALHDFRTVDWDAWRDAPERTRERAVGEGIAFLDTHSDPETGGTAVYSILGHKADLMVLHLRPTLDELDQLERGFESTEYAGFTEQTGSYVSVTEASGYTERAREYFEGEVDDDSGLAQYIQSRLHPDIPAMDYVSFYPMSKRRTGEDNWYDMPFDERAEHMASHGDIGRGYGGKVQQMITGSVGLDDHEWGVTLWADDMTDVKELLYEMRFDPSTSRFAEFGQFYTGRRFEPSDLPAFMAGEAVPAEEGGHHHGEAGHDHGDAHGEGGNHHGEGDASPHDDEAERPATDHGADVRSALEEDGVYGGQPHGEDVYAVVLYSDADPDELFDEVAGLRSNFEHYDSHVKTAVYQSEGDAPAAVASVWQTQSAADTASGFLSDLPGIVRQAGDDADADTWGTMGMFYTTKPEKRADFVEKFDTVGEVLGDMEGHITTDLLANREDENDMFIASRWESQDDAMAFFRSDAFSDTVDWGRDVLADRPRHVFLA; translated from the coding sequence ATGCAGCGACGCGAACCTCCGGTGACCGAGGAAGGCTGGTACGCACTGCACGACTTCCGGACCGTGGACTGGGACGCGTGGCGCGACGCGCCGGAGCGGACGCGCGAGCGTGCCGTCGGGGAGGGCATCGCGTTCCTCGACACGCACAGCGACCCCGAGACGGGCGGGACGGCGGTGTACTCCATCCTCGGCCACAAGGCCGACCTCATGGTGTTGCACCTGCGTCCGACGCTGGACGAGCTGGACCAGCTCGAACGCGGCTTCGAATCGACGGAGTACGCGGGCTTCACCGAGCAGACGGGCTCGTACGTCTCGGTCACCGAAGCCTCGGGCTACACCGAGCGCGCCCGGGAGTACTTCGAGGGCGAGGTCGACGACGACTCCGGGCTGGCGCAGTACATCCAGTCGCGCCTCCACCCGGACATCCCGGCCATGGACTACGTCTCCTTCTACCCGATGTCCAAGCGCCGGACCGGCGAGGACAACTGGTACGACATGCCGTTCGACGAGCGCGCCGAGCACATGGCGAGCCACGGCGACATCGGCCGCGGCTACGGCGGCAAGGTCCAGCAGATGATCACGGGCAGCGTCGGCCTCGACGACCACGAGTGGGGCGTCACCCTCTGGGCCGACGACATGACCGACGTGAAAGAGCTGCTGTACGAGATGCGCTTCGACCCGTCCACCTCCCGGTTCGCGGAGTTCGGCCAGTTCTACACGGGCCGGCGGTTCGAGCCGAGCGACCTCCCGGCGTTCATGGCCGGCGAGGCGGTCCCGGCCGAGGAAGGCGGCCATCACCACGGCGAGGCCGGTCACGACCACGGCGACGCGCACGGTGAAGGCGGCAACCACCACGGCGAAGGCGACGCGTCCCCCCACGACGACGAGGCCGAACGACCGGCCACCGACCACGGCGCGGACGTGCGCTCCGCACTCGAGGAGGATGGCGTCTACGGCGGCCAGCCCCACGGCGAGGACGTCTACGCGGTCGTGCTCTACTCCGACGCCGACCCCGACGAGCTGTTCGACGAGGTCGCGGGCCTGCGTTCGAACTTCGAGCACTACGACTCCCACGTGAAGACCGCCGTGTACCAGTCCGAGGGCGACGCCCCCGCCGCAGTCGCGAGCGTCTGGCAGACCCAGTCCGCCGCCGACACCGCCAGCGGCTTCCTCTCGGACCTGCCCGGCATCGTCCGCCAGGCCGGCGACGACGCCGACGCCGACACCTGGGGCACGATGGGGATGTTCTACACGACGAAGCCGGAGAAGCGCGCGGACTTCGTCGAGAAGTTCGACACCGTCGGCGAGGTCCTCGGCGACATGGAGGGCCACATCACCACGGACCTGCTCGCCAACCGCGAGGACGAGAACGACATGTTCATCGCCTCGCGCTGGGAGTCCCAGGACGACGCCATGGCGTTCTTCCGGTCGGACGCGTTCTCGGACACGGTCGACTGGGGCCGTGACGTGCTGGCGGACCGTCCGCGCCACGTCTTCCTGGCCTGA